One segment of Primulina tabacum isolate GXHZ01 chromosome 6, ASM2559414v2, whole genome shotgun sequence DNA contains the following:
- the LOC142549756 gene encoding COBRA-like protein 4, translated as MNNFQMYRHIMSPGWTIGWTWAKKEVIWDMKGAQATEQGDCSKFKGTIPHCCKKNPTVVDLLPGVPYNQQFSNCCKGGILAAWGQDPQAAVSAFQISVGQAGISNKTVKLPKNFTLLGPLPGYTCGPAKIVPPTAFLTPDRRRKTQALMTWNVTCTYSQFLAHKHPSCCVSFSSFYNETITSCPSCACGCENKNKCVKSYSKLLSVVGINTPKKDNTPLLQCTHHMCPIRVHWHVKSNYKDYWRVKVAITNFNYRMNYTQWTLVVQHPNLNNATQVFSFDYKPLVPYGSINDTGMFYGMKFFNDLLMEAGPFGNVQSEVLLQKDKETFTFKQGWGFPRKVYFNGEECILPPPDSYPFLPNSADSNQAFFPRFLVSSVILFLVV; from the exons ACATGGGCTAAGAAAGAAGTGATATGGGATATGAAGGGTGCTCAAGCTACCGAACAAGGGGACTGTTCCAAGTTCAAAGGAACTATCCCTCATTGCTGCAAGAAGAACCCAACCGTCGTAGACTTACTTCCAGGCGTGCCTTACAACCAGCAATTCAGCAACTGCTGCAAGGGCGGAATCCTGGCTGCCTGGGGCCAAGATCCACAGGCAGCCGTCTCCGCATTCCAAATCAGTGTTGGCCAAGCCGGAATTTCTAACAAGACGGTTAAACTTCCTAAAAACTTCACTTTATTAGGCCCTTTACCGGGATACACTTGTGGCCCTGCCAAGATCGTGCCTCCAACCGCATTTCTCACCCCTGATCGTCGAAGAAAAACTCAAGCCCTGA TGACGTGGAATGTAACTTGCACATATTCTCAGTTTCTGGCCCACAAGCACCCCAGTTGCTGCGTCTCATTCTCGTCTTTCTACAATGAAACAATCACGTCCTGCCCTTCTTGTGCTTGTGGATgcgaaaacaaaaacaaatgtgTCAA GAGCTATTCGAAACTTCTGAGCGTGGTGGGGATAAACACTCCGAAAAAAGACAACACGCCTCTGCTCCAATGCACGCATCACATGTGCCCGATTCGGGTTCATTGGCACGTTAAGTCCAACTACAAAGACTACTGGCGTGTGAAGGTCGCGATAACTAATTTTAACTACCGGATGAACTACACGCAGTGGACTCTCGTTGTCCAGCACCCGAATCTCAATAACGCGACTCAAGTTTTTAGCTTCGATTACAAGCCTCTTGTTCCCTATGGCTCCATCA ATGACACAGGGATGTTCTATGGCATGAAATTCTTCAATGACTTGCTAATGGAAGCTGGGCCATTTGGAAATGTTCAGTCAGAAGTACTTCTTCAGAAGGACAAGGAAACTTTTACCTTCAAGCAGGGGTGGGGGTTTCCCCGGAAAGTGTACTTCAACGGCGAAGAGTGTATTCTACCCCCGCCTGATTCTTACCCCTTCTTGCCAAATTCTGCTGATTCAAATCAAGCTTTCTTCCCTAGATTTTTAGTCTCTTCTGTAATTTTGTTTCTCGTTGTATAG